In one Pseudomonas sp. SCA2728.1_7 genomic region, the following are encoded:
- a CDS encoding PAS domain-containing protein, with protein MNILKQLTREELESEVTRLRLAVKATCDAVWDWDLKTNQVIWNDSLQQAYGYASAAIEPTCDWRFAQIHTQDRARVTTSIRSAIDGSGTTWSAEYRFLCHDGSYAEVLDRGHLIRNADGQAERMIGAMLDLTRSRSAETALRQSEERFSTILETIEAAFAIVKVKFDADDHPIDYYFVEANPAFERQAGVNLRGKWVTEFAPNLEKFWFETYGHVAKTGEPANFENYANTFERWFDVRAVRVGDPADRQIAIFFSDVTERRDAQERLRISEAVARENVERVQLALAAGAIIGTWHWHLPSDRFSVDEAFARVFDLDPAWGLDGLSLEQVVMTVHPDDREGLTTAINEVIARGGAYSHQYRVRGADGKYTWIEANGRVECAEDGTPLRFPGVLIDVEDRRNVEAERDRVTAALKALNDTLEQRVSARTADLMQAEEKLRQSQKMEAVGQLTGGLAHDFNNLLAGICASLELMDKRIAQGRLNDIDKYMQIAQDAAKRATALTHRLLAFSRRQTLDPRPTEVNALIAGMSELIQRTVGPSIRLKTVAAADLWPALVDASQLENALLNLCINARDAMPDGGSIIVETANRTLDAESARVREMPEGQYLCLSVADTGTGMSAEVIAKAFDPFFTTKPLGQGTGLGLSMIYGFTKQSGGQVRVQSTVGQGTTMCIYLPRYVGETQRNQDDAQSSATLQAKTGETILIVDDEPTVRMLLKDVLNDLGYNLLEAADSVEGLEVLRSSAHIDLLITDVGLPGGMNGRQMADAGRQIRPKLKTLFITGYAENSVIGNGQLGPGMQVLTKPFAVDTLVSRVSGLLTIDFD; from the coding sequence GTGAACATCCTGAAACAGCTTACTCGCGAGGAGCTTGAGTCTGAGGTCACGCGCCTGCGTCTGGCCGTCAAGGCGACCTGCGACGCCGTCTGGGACTGGGATCTGAAAACCAATCAGGTCATCTGGAACGACTCGCTGCAACAGGCGTATGGCTACGCGTCAGCAGCCATCGAGCCGACGTGTGACTGGCGATTTGCGCAGATTCACACGCAGGATCGCGCGCGCGTGACAACCTCGATTCGCTCGGCCATTGACGGCTCCGGGACGACCTGGAGCGCTGAGTACCGCTTCCTCTGCCACGATGGTTCATACGCCGAAGTGCTGGATCGCGGCCATCTGATCCGCAATGCCGATGGCCAGGCCGAACGCATGATCGGTGCGATGCTCGACCTGACCCGTTCGCGCAGTGCCGAAACCGCACTGCGCCAGAGTGAAGAGCGCTTCAGCACCATTCTGGAAACCATCGAGGCGGCGTTCGCCATCGTCAAAGTCAAATTCGACGCCGACGACCACCCCATCGACTATTACTTCGTCGAGGCCAACCCGGCGTTCGAACGTCAGGCCGGGGTCAACCTGCGGGGCAAGTGGGTCACCGAGTTTGCGCCCAACCTAGAGAAATTCTGGTTCGAGACCTACGGCCATGTGGCCAAAACTGGCGAGCCAGCAAACTTCGAGAACTACGCCAACACCTTCGAGCGCTGGTTCGATGTGCGCGCCGTGCGTGTCGGCGACCCGGCCGATCGGCAGATTGCGATCTTCTTCAGCGATGTCACCGAGCGCCGCGACGCGCAAGAGCGTTTACGCATCAGCGAAGCGGTCGCTCGGGAAAACGTCGAACGCGTGCAACTGGCCCTTGCCGCTGGCGCCATCATCGGCACCTGGCACTGGCACTTGCCCAGCGATCGCTTCAGCGTCGATGAGGCCTTCGCGCGGGTGTTCGACCTCGACCCGGCCTGGGGTCTCGACGGTCTGAGCCTGGAACAAGTGGTGATGACCGTGCACCCGGACGACAGGGAAGGACTCACCACCGCGATCAACGAGGTCATTGCCCGTGGAGGTGCCTATTCGCACCAATACCGAGTGCGCGGCGCGGATGGCAAATACACCTGGATTGAAGCGAACGGCCGCGTCGAGTGTGCCGAAGACGGCACACCTTTGCGCTTTCCCGGCGTGCTGATCGATGTCGAGGACCGGCGCAACGTCGAAGCCGAGCGCGACCGGGTCACCGCCGCATTGAAAGCCCTCAACGACACACTGGAACAACGGGTCTCGGCGCGCACCGCCGACCTGATGCAGGCCGAAGAAAAGTTGCGCCAATCGCAGAAAATGGAAGCGGTCGGGCAACTCACCGGAGGTCTGGCCCATGACTTCAACAACCTGCTGGCGGGCATCTGCGCCTCCCTTGAGCTGATGGACAAACGCATCGCCCAGGGTCGCCTGAACGACATCGACAAATACATGCAGATCGCCCAGGACGCCGCCAAACGCGCCACCGCCCTGACCCACCGTCTGCTCGCCTTCTCCCGCCGCCAGACCCTCGATCCACGGCCGACTGAAGTCAACGCACTGATTGCCGGCATGAGCGAACTGATCCAGCGCACCGTCGGCCCGAGCATTCGCCTGAAGACGGTCGCCGCCGCCGATCTGTGGCCAGCACTGGTGGATGCCAGTCAACTGGAAAACGCCCTGCTCAACCTGTGCATCAACGCTCGTGATGCGATGCCCGATGGTGGCAGCATCATCGTCGAGACCGCCAATCGAACCCTGGATGCTGAATCAGCGCGCGTACGGGAAATGCCCGAAGGCCAATACCTGTGCCTGTCGGTCGCCGACACCGGTACCGGCATGAGTGCGGAAGTGATCGCCAAGGCCTTCGACCCGTTTTTCACCACTAAACCGCTGGGCCAGGGCACCGGTCTCGGGCTGTCGATGATCTACGGTTTCACCAAGCAATCCGGCGGGCAGGTACGGGTGCAATCGACCGTGGGTCAAGGCACGACCATGTGCATTTACCTGCCGCGCTACGTCGGCGAAACGCAGCGCAATCAGGATGACGCGCAAAGCTCGGCAACCCTGCAGGCAAAGACTGGCGAGACCATCCTGATTGTCGACGACGAACCCACCGTCCGCATGCTGCTCAAGGATGTGCTGAACGATCTCGGCTACAACCTGCTCGAAGCGGCCGACAGCGTTGAGGGACTGGAAGTATTGCGTTCCAGCGCGCACATCGACCTGCTCATTACCGATGTCGGTTTGCCCGGCGGCATGAACGGCCGGCAGATGGCCGATGCGGGCAGGCAAATCAGGCCGAAGCTGAAGACCTTGTTCATTACCGGGTATGCGGAAAACTCAGTGATTGGTAACGGTCAACTCGGCCCGGGCATGCAGGTGCTGACCAAACCGTTCGCCGTCGACACGTTGGTATCACGGGTCAGTGGCCTGCTGACCATCGACTTCGATTGA
- a CDS encoding cryptochrome/photolyase family protein, which produces MNKTRRLCLVLGDQLSFDLASLAGLDGKRDRVLLVEVMEEASHVAHHPQKIALIFSAMRHFAKALENQGFQVQYVTLDDPQNSGSVPGELKRWQALLQANELHMTECGDWRLEQSLKECGLPIHWHADNRFLCSRDEFRAWAAGKKQLRMEFFYREMRRKSRLLLNGDGTPVGGAWNFDADNRKALPKTVKAPYPAGFTNDAITLEVLALVKDRFASHYGSLDDFNYPVTHADAQALWAWFLDYGLAGFGDYQDAMASDEPFLFHARISAALNIGLLDLRQLCSDVESAYWSGSIALNAAEGFIRQLIGWREYVRGVYWLHMPEYAEGNAFGNTRRLPEFYWTGETQMNCMRQAIGQSLKHAYAHHIQRLMVTGNFALLAGIAPSQICEWYLAIYMDAFDWVELPNTLGMVMHADGGYLGSKPYCASGQYINRMSDYCRDCAYSVRETTTDNACPFNALYWHFLMRHGDLLRGNQRMGMMYKNLDRMPLEKQQALWQRGQSLLDRLDRGESL; this is translated from the coding sequence ATGAACAAAACCCGTCGGCTGTGCCTGGTTCTGGGTGACCAGCTCTCTTTTGATCTGGCGTCATTGGCCGGTCTGGATGGCAAACGAGACCGGGTACTGCTGGTCGAGGTCATGGAAGAAGCCAGCCATGTTGCCCATCATCCGCAGAAGATTGCCCTGATCTTCAGCGCCATGCGTCACTTCGCTAAGGCGTTGGAAAACCAAGGCTTCCAAGTGCAGTACGTGACCCTCGACGACCCGCAGAACAGCGGCTCGGTACCCGGCGAATTAAAGCGCTGGCAGGCGCTGCTGCAGGCCAACGAATTGCACATGACCGAATGCGGCGACTGGCGTCTGGAGCAATCACTGAAGGAATGTGGCTTGCCGATCCACTGGCATGCCGACAACCGCTTCCTCTGCAGCCGCGACGAATTCCGCGCGTGGGCCGCTGGCAAAAAGCAGTTGCGCATGGAGTTCTTCTACCGCGAGATGCGCCGCAAAAGTCGTCTGCTGCTCAACGGCGATGGCACGCCAGTCGGCGGCGCCTGGAACTTTGATGCTGACAATCGCAAAGCCCTGCCCAAAACGGTAAAGGCGCCCTACCCGGCGGGTTTTACCAACGATGCAATCACCCTCGAAGTGCTCGCACTGGTCAAGGATCGTTTCGCCAGTCACTACGGCAGCCTCGATGATTTCAACTATCCGGTGACCCACGCCGATGCCCAGGCACTGTGGGCCTGGTTTCTCGATTACGGCCTGGCCGGGTTCGGCGATTATCAGGACGCCATGGCCAGCGACGAACCGTTTCTGTTCCATGCGCGCATCAGCGCTGCACTGAACATTGGCTTGCTCGATCTGCGTCAACTCTGCAGTGACGTGGAGTCGGCCTACTGGTCCGGCAGCATCGCGCTGAATGCCGCCGAAGGCTTCATCCGCCAACTGATCGGCTGGCGCGAATATGTGCGGGGCGTTTACTGGCTGCACATGCCGGAATACGCCGAGGGCAATGCCTTCGGTAACACGCGGCGCCTGCCAGAGTTTTACTGGACCGGCGAAACGCAGATGAACTGCATGCGCCAGGCCATCGGCCAAAGCCTCAAACACGCCTACGCCCATCACATCCAGCGCCTGATGGTCACCGGCAATTTCGCCCTGCTCGCCGGCATCGCGCCGAGCCAGATCTGTGAATGGTATCTGGCGATTTATATGGACGCTTTCGACTGGGTCGAACTGCCCAACACCCTCGGCATGGTCATGCACGCCGACGGCGGTTACCTCGGTTCCAAGCCTTATTGCGCCAGCGGCCAGTACATCAACCGGATGTCCGACTACTGTCGCGACTGTGCGTACTCGGTGCGTGAAACCACAACCGACAACGCCTGCCCGTTCAATGCCTTGTACTGGCATTTCCTGATGCGCCACGGCGACCTTCTGCGCGGCAATCAGCGCATGGGCATGATGTACAAAAACCTCGATCGCATGCCGCTGGAAAAACAGCAGGCTTTGTGGCAACGCGGGCAGAGTCTGCTCGACAGACTGGATCGCGGCGAATCGCTATGA
- a CDS encoding alkene reductase, protein MNNSRFFTPAKLGHHTLKNRIVLPPLTRQRSTQPGNIANELMAEYYQQRAGAGLLVTEGTQIEPRGQGYAWTPGIHTPEQIAGWRKVTEAVHAVGGVIFAQLWHVGRVSHTALQPDGAAPVSASAVATDRVSVFIETAPGAGKLVPPSAPRALSTDEVQELVQLYIQAARNAMDAGFDGIELHCANGYLVNQFISAHSNLRDDQYGGSLHNRLRFLKEVVAGVAECIGKEKVGVRFAPLFTTTDEARTYLGMVEEDPHTTYIEAITVLEDVGIAYLSIAEADWDNAPAMPQTFRQAVRDTFSGAIIYAGRYTAESGAQLLDSGLADLVAFGRPFMANPDLPARIANDWPLNALNPATVYGGNAEGYTDYPVYPG, encoded by the coding sequence ATGAACAACAGCCGTTTCTTCACCCCCGCCAAACTCGGCCATCACACCCTGAAAAACCGCATCGTTCTGCCGCCCCTCACCCGCCAGCGCAGCACTCAACCGGGCAACATCGCCAATGAACTGATGGCCGAGTATTACCAACAGCGCGCCGGCGCCGGTTTGCTGGTCACCGAAGGCACACAGATCGAACCGCGCGGCCAGGGTTATGCGTGGACGCCAGGGATTCATACGCCTGAGCAAATCGCCGGTTGGCGCAAAGTCACCGAGGCCGTGCATGCCGTGGGCGGGGTGATTTTCGCGCAGCTGTGGCACGTCGGCCGTGTCTCCCACACCGCGTTGCAACCCGACGGTGCTGCCCCGGTTTCCGCTTCCGCCGTAGCCACCGACCGGGTCAGCGTGTTTATCGAAACCGCCCCCGGCGCCGGTAAACTGGTGCCACCGTCGGCACCTCGCGCGCTGAGCACCGATGAAGTGCAGGAACTGGTTCAGCTGTACATCCAGGCCGCACGCAACGCCATGGACGCCGGCTTCGACGGCATCGAGTTGCACTGCGCCAACGGTTATCTGGTGAACCAGTTCATCTCCGCCCACAGCAATTTGCGCGACGACCAGTACGGTGGCTCGCTGCACAACCGCCTGCGCTTTCTCAAGGAAGTGGTCGCCGGCGTCGCCGAGTGCATCGGCAAGGAAAAAGTCGGCGTACGTTTCGCCCCGCTATTTACCACCACCGATGAAGCGCGCACTTACCTGGGCATGGTCGAGGAAGATCCGCACACCACTTACATCGAAGCGATCACAGTGCTGGAGGACGTGGGCATTGCCTATCTGTCCATTGCCGAAGCCGACTGGGACAACGCCCCGGCGATGCCACAAACGTTCCGTCAGGCCGTGCGCGACACCTTCAGCGGCGCGATCATTTATGCCGGGCGCTACACCGCCGAATCCGGCGCGCAACTGCTCGATTCCGGGCTGGCAGACTTGGTCGCTTTTGGCCGTCCGTTCATGGCCAATCCCGATCTGCCGGCGCGCATTGCCAATGACTGGCCGTTGAATGCACTGAATCCGGCGACGGTGTATGGCGGCAACGCCGAGGGCTATACCGACTACCCCGTTTATCCCGGCTAA
- a CDS encoding type 1 glutamine amidotransferase domain-containing protein encodes MKILMVLTSHDQLGNTGKKTGFWLEEFAAPYYAFKDAGVDVTLVSPAGGQPPLDPKSDEPDAQTAETDRFRKDSAAQQALANTGRLADVSAEDFDAVFYPGGHGPLWDLAEDKQSIALIEAFDRANKPHGFVCHAPGVLRHALTADGKPLVQHRQVTGFTNAEEEAVGLTDVVPFLIEDEFQRLGGHYSKVADWQVHVVADGQLVTGQNPASSAAVAKKLLEMLG; translated from the coding sequence ATGAAAATCCTGATGGTTTTGACTTCCCACGATCAACTCGGCAACACCGGCAAGAAAACCGGCTTCTGGCTGGAAGAGTTCGCCGCGCCCTACTACGCCTTCAAGGACGCTGGCGTCGACGTCACCCTGGTCTCGCCGGCCGGTGGCCAGCCGCCGCTGGACCCGAAAAGCGATGAGCCTGATGCGCAGACTGCCGAGACTGATCGCTTCCGCAAAGACTCCGCCGCGCAACAGGCACTGGCCAACACCGGGCGCTTGGCCGACGTCAGCGCTGAGGATTTCGATGCGGTGTTTTACCCGGGCGGCCACGGCCCACTGTGGGACCTGGCCGAAGACAAACAGTCGATCGCGTTGATCGAAGCGTTTGACCGCGCCAACAAACCCCACGGTTTTGTCTGCCATGCGCCGGGGGTATTGCGTCACGCCCTCACCGCTGACGGCAAACCGCTGGTCCAGCATCGCCAGGTCACCGGTTTCACCAATGCCGAAGAAGAGGCCGTTGGCCTGACGGACGTGGTGCCGTTCCTGATCGAGGACGAGTTCCAGCGCCTCGGCGGTCATTACTCGAAAGTCGCTGACTGGCAGGTTCATGTGGTCGCCGACGGGCAACTGGTCACTGGCCAGAACCCGGCCAGCTCCGCCGCCGTCGCGAAAAAACTGCTGGAGATGCTGGGCTAA
- a CDS encoding TetR/AcrR family transcriptional regulator, giving the protein MKATYDDTRQHLLDTGHRMMAEKGFTSVGLNEILQTAGVPKGSFYHYFKSKELYGQALLADYFVGYLADMERRLTLPGLSAYERLMDYWQGWQNRCTLEGHGDECLVVKLSAEVADLSESMRLTLRDGAEQVVARITLCIEQGQAENSLPQGDARHLAETLYQLWLGASLLNKLQRTGQSLQTSMAMTRQLLAV; this is encoded by the coding sequence ATGAAAGCGACCTACGACGACACCCGCCAACACTTGCTCGACACCGGCCACCGGATGATGGCCGAGAAGGGCTTCACCAGTGTCGGCCTCAACGAAATCCTGCAAACCGCCGGTGTGCCCAAGGGTTCGTTCTATCACTACTTCAAATCCAAAGAGTTGTACGGCCAGGCGCTGCTCGCGGATTACTTCGTCGGCTATCTCGCCGACATGGAGCGGCGCCTGACGCTGCCAGGCTTGAGCGCCTATGAGCGGTTGATGGATTACTGGCAGGGCTGGCAGAACCGCTGCACCCTCGAAGGCCACGGCGACGAATGTCTGGTGGTGAAGCTCAGCGCCGAAGTCGCCGACCTGTCGGAGTCGATGCGCCTGACCTTGCGCGATGGCGCCGAGCAAGTGGTGGCGCGCATCACTCTGTGCATCGAACAGGGCCAGGCCGAAAACAGCCTGCCCCAGGGCGATGCCCGGCATCTGGCGGAAACCTTGTATCAGCTGTGGTTGGGCGCCAGTTTGCTGAACAAATTGCAGCGTACCGGGCAGTCGCTGCAGACCTCGATGGCGATGACCCGACAACTGCTGGCGGTGTGA
- a CDS encoding YafY family protein — protein sequence MARSHRLFELMQALRRHRRTVSGKALAAELGVSLRTIRRDIVTLQGMGAEIDGEPGLGYVLKPGFVLPPLSFSAEEIQALVIGAQWVSRQTDSQLADAVNNALAKISAVLPAQMRPIFEDETFYVAKPQKPGTTIDLSEIRRALREQNKLRIALALEHADAAEHIIWPIMLGFIEGKRCIAAWCEGDSRFRVIDMADLATVQVLVEHYAPDRRRLIKQWRAEDVRPCNSQGEVC from the coding sequence ATGGCCAGAAGTCATCGTCTGTTTGAGCTGATGCAAGCGCTGCGGCGTCATCGTCGTACGGTGTCCGGCAAAGCCTTGGCGGCTGAATTGGGCGTGTCGTTGCGCACCATTCGCCGCGACATCGTCACGCTGCAAGGCATGGGGGCCGAGATCGACGGCGAGCCGGGCCTTGGGTATGTGCTCAAGCCCGGCTTTGTCCTGCCGCCGTTATCGTTCAGCGCCGAGGAAATACAGGCCTTGGTCATCGGCGCGCAATGGGTCAGCCGGCAGACCGACAGCCAACTCGCGGATGCCGTCAACAATGCCCTGGCGAAAATCAGTGCCGTGCTGCCCGCGCAGATGCGGCCGATCTTCGAAGACGAAACCTTTTACGTGGCCAAGCCGCAAAAGCCCGGCACAACCATCGACCTCAGCGAGATTCGTCGGGCGCTGCGCGAGCAGAACAAGCTGCGCATCGCGCTAGCGCTCGAACATGCGGACGCCGCCGAACACATCATCTGGCCGATCATGTTGGGTTTTATCGAGGGCAAGCGCTGCATCGCGGCGTGGTGCGAAGGCGACAGCCGGTTTCGCGTGATCGATATGGCTGACCTTGCGACGGTGCAGGTGCTCGTCGAACACTACGCGCCTGACCGCCGGCGCTTGATCAAACAATGGCGTGCCGAGGATGTGCGGCCCTGCAACAGTCAGGGCGAGGTGTGTTGA
- a CDS encoding NAD(P)-dependent alcohol dehydrogenase, whose product MSAGYKRIQYSCYGGPEVMRVEAFQLPAPGKDEVLVQVRFAAINPIDWKLRQGRMKLITGRTFPRAMGMDFSGVVLAVGASVRRFQVGDAVFGLSRFKESGALGEAVVTREDFLASKPDTLSFADAACLGTPGITAWNGLIDKARLQAGQQVFINGCAGAVGEAAVQITLMSGATVSGSCSASDVARAQALGVSTVYDYRLTDLTRLPARFDVVYDTAATMTVSTGIGLLRPGGCLLDLNPGPGKFLRGLIDRRLKLVIGTPRHEILETLASAAIEARLKIRLGEVVPLDGAIQLIRELEQGRKLGGKGVVAMER is encoded by the coding sequence ATGTCAGCAGGCTATAAACGTATTCAGTACTCGTGCTACGGCGGTCCGGAAGTGATGCGCGTCGAAGCATTCCAGTTGCCAGCACCCGGCAAGGATGAAGTGCTCGTGCAGGTCAGATTTGCAGCGATCAACCCCATTGACTGGAAGTTGCGTCAGGGCCGGATGAAGCTGATCACCGGCAGAACATTTCCGCGCGCGATGGGTATGGATTTCTCTGGCGTGGTTCTTGCGGTTGGGGCGAGTGTCAGACGCTTCCAGGTCGGCGACGCGGTTTTCGGGCTATCCCGCTTCAAAGAAAGTGGCGCATTGGGTGAAGCCGTCGTGACCAGAGAGGACTTTCTGGCGAGCAAACCGGATACTCTTTCCTTCGCCGATGCGGCGTGCCTCGGCACACCGGGCATTACCGCGTGGAACGGGCTGATCGACAAGGCCAGACTGCAAGCCGGTCAGCAGGTTTTCATCAATGGTTGCGCGGGGGCAGTCGGCGAAGCGGCGGTGCAGATCACCCTGATGTCGGGGGCCACGGTATCGGGCAGTTGCAGCGCGTCGGATGTTGCCCGGGCACAGGCGCTGGGGGTATCGACCGTCTACGACTACCGGTTAACGGACCTGACAAGACTGCCGGCGCGCTTCGATGTGGTGTATGACACGGCCGCGACGATGACGGTCTCGACCGGTATCGGATTGCTGCGTCCAGGCGGCTGTTTGCTTGATCTCAATCCGGGTCCGGGTAAATTCCTGCGCGGCCTGATTGATCGGCGACTGAAACTGGTCATCGGCACACCGCGACACGAAATCCTCGAAACACTGGCCAGTGCCGCCATTGAGGCACGCTTGAAGATTCGGCTAGGAGAAGTGGTGCCGCTGGACGGCGCCATACAACTGATCCGCGAGCTCGAACAGGGCCGCAAACTCGGCGGCAAAGGTGTCGTCGCCATGGAGCGTTAA
- a CDS encoding carboxymuconolactone decarboxylase family protein: MKRSPAMTSDAAAAVSPALAHNTDAMLFGEVWKRPGLSPRDRSLVTVAVLIARGQTAEMAAQFNLALDNGVTPLELSETLNHLAFYSGWGNASAALPIAAEVFSARNIDAEQLAPVAPSLLPLDQARETDRVERVNAAVGSVAPGLVEFTTKALFRDLWLRPGLAPRDRSLITVSSLVANGQTGQVGYHLGRAMDNGLSQTEAAEMITQLAFYAGWPNAFSAVPVFKEVFSQRAPG, translated from the coding sequence ATGAAACGTTCACCTGCAATGACCTCCGATGCCGCGGCTGCCGTGTCCCCGGCACTGGCTCATAACACCGATGCCATGTTGTTTGGCGAAGTATGGAAACGCCCGGGATTGTCACCGCGTGACCGCAGTCTGGTGACGGTTGCGGTGTTGATTGCACGCGGGCAAACCGCCGAGATGGCCGCGCAATTCAACCTTGCGCTGGACAACGGTGTCACGCCGCTTGAGCTGTCCGAAACGCTCAATCACCTGGCGTTTTATTCCGGTTGGGGCAATGCGTCAGCGGCTCTGCCTATCGCCGCCGAGGTGTTCTCCGCGCGCAACATCGATGCTGAGCAATTGGCACCGGTTGCGCCGTCGTTGCTGCCGCTGGACCAGGCTCGCGAAACTGACCGCGTGGAGCGCGTGAATGCGGCGGTGGGATCAGTGGCGCCGGGGCTGGTCGAGTTCACCACCAAAGCGCTGTTCCGCGATCTGTGGTTGCGGCCAGGTCTGGCGCCTCGCGATCGCAGCCTGATCACGGTCAGTTCGTTGGTGGCCAACGGGCAGACCGGCCAGGTCGGCTATCACCTGGGTCGGGCGATGGACAACGGTTTGAGCCAGACCGAAGCGGCGGAAATGATTACCCAACTGGCGTTCTATGCCGGATGGCCGAATGCGTTTTCCGCCGTGCCGGTGTTCAAGGAAGTGTTCAGCCAGCGCGCGCCGGGCTGA